A genome region from Triticum aestivum cultivar Chinese Spring chromosome 2B, IWGSC CS RefSeq v2.1, whole genome shotgun sequence includes the following:
- the LOC123041705 gene encoding NAC domain-containing protein 7 has product MNVFSHVPPGFRFHPTDEELVDYYLRKKVQLKRIDLDIIKDVDLYKIEPWDLQERCKIGTEDQNDWFFFSHKDKKYPTGTRTNRATTAGFWKATGRDKPIYVKHCLVGMRKTLVFYKGRAPNGQKLDWIMHEYRLETNENGAPHDEGWVVCKVFKKRVATVQRMATVDSPFWFNHDHAAFMAPHVDSPRQAVHHLQNAAYHHGHHQTYHHPCKVELEYHQLLPQEPASFLQLPQLEMPGLPGLIGAVAASLQPCNQTHDGQASRQLEIEPVYVTDASAGEWRDLDKFMASQLSHDGSTPKESSGYANPAVAFQAEGKHEEALDYVSASASSGGDNGLWK; this is encoded by the exons ATGAATGTTTTTTCCCATGTCCCACCTGGTTTCCGTTTCCACCCCACTGACGAGGAACTGGTGGATTACTACCTGAGGAAGAAGGTGCAACTGAAGAGGATTGACTTGGACATTATAAAAGACGTTGATTTGTACAAAATTGAGCCTTGGGATCTACAAG AACGATGCAAGATTGGAACGGAAGACCAGAACGACTGGTTCTTCTTCAGCCACAAGGACAAGAAGTATCCAACCGGCACTCGCACTAATAGAGCAACCACTGCTGGTTTCTGGAAGGCCACCGGCCGGGATAAGCCGATCTACGTGAAGCACTGCCTCGTGGGGATGAGGAAGACGCTGGTTTTCTACAAGGGCCGGGCTCCCAATGGGCAGAAGCTGGATTGGATCATGCACGAGTATCGCCTGGAAACCAACGAAAATGGAGCTCCCCAC GACGAAGGATGGGTGGTCTGCAAGGTGTTCAAGAAGCGAGTTGCGACGGTGCAGAGAATGGCCACCGTCGACTCGCCCTTCTGGTTCAACCACGACCATGCGGCGTTCATGGCGCCTCACGTCGACTCGCCGAGGCAGGCAGTGCACCACCTCCAGAACGCGGCGTACCATCATGGACACCACCAGACCTACCACCATCCGTGCAAGGTAGAGCTGGAGTACCATCAGCTCCTTCCTCAGGAGCCGGCAAGCTTCCTGCAGCTCCCGCAGCTAGAGATGCCCGGGCTTCCGGGCCTGATCGGCGCCGTAGCTGCCAGTCTCCAACCGTGCAACCAGACACACGACGGCCAAGCTTCTCGGCAGCTTGAGATCGAGCCGGTTTATGTGACGGACGCATCCGCCGGAGAGTGGAGGGATCTTGACAAATTCATGGCGTCCCAACTCAGCCACGACGGCTCAACTCCGAAGGAGTCCAGCGGCTACGCTAATCCGGCGGTGGCGTTTCAGGCGGAGGGGAAGCACGAAGAGGCCTTGGATTACGTGTCGGCATCTGCCTCCAGTGGAGGGGACAATGGTTTGTGGAAATAA